In Cygnus olor isolate bCygOlo1 chromosome 12, bCygOlo1.pri.v2, whole genome shotgun sequence, one DNA window encodes the following:
- the CDH3 gene encoding cadherin-3 isoform X1 yields the protein MRGSRSGLCPLLLLLLLPAAAAPARPCAPPGPAAFGDGTMQHEDEEPHAGVVAPRHPGWLPVTPQDATSQPVPVRRRRSLQEVPDVPGALRRQKRDWVIPPIKVPENERGPFPKKLVQIKSNRDREAKIFYSITGQGADTPPEGIFTIEKETGWMKVTQPLDREHMDKYHLFSHAVSENGKPVEEPMEIIVTVTDQNDNKPQFTQEVFRGSVPEGALPGTSVMQVNATDADDAVETYNGVLAYSILSQEPREPHPHMFTVNRATGTLSVIASGLDRERVREYTLTVQAADLDGEGLTTTALAVIEITDVNDNAPEFDPKTYEVAVPENEAGLEVARLLTMDLDEPQTPAWRAVYSIVRGNEGSAFTITTDPASNEGVLRTAKALDYEAKRQFVLHVAVANEAPFAVKLPTATATVTVSVEDVNEAPAFDPPVRLAQVAEDAPLGQPLASYTAQDPDRAQRQRIKYVVGSDPAGWLAVHPENGLITARDHLDRESPFAKNSTYMAVLLAVDDGSPPATGTGTLLLTLLDVNDHGPEPEPRNIVVCNRSPVPQVLTVIDRDLPPNTGPFRAELSHGSGDSWAVEVGDTGDTVTLRLTEPLEQEEYSVYLRLFDRQGKDQVTVIKAQVCDCQGRVESCAYEPQTATGVPIILAVLGAFLAFLIILLLLLLFVRRRKVVKEPLLLPEDDTRDNVFYYGEEGGGEEDQDYDLSQLHRGLDARPEVIRNDVAPPLMAAPQYRPRPANPEDIGTFIDENLKAADTDPTAPPYDSLLVFDYEGSGSEAVSLSSLNSSDSDQDQDYDYLNEWGNRFKKLAELYGGGEDDE from the exons ATGCGGGGGTCGCGCTCCGGGCTCTGCCCGCTCCTCCTGCTCCTACTCCTACCGgctgccgccgccccggcccggccgtgCGCTCCCCCGGGGCCAG CAGCCTTTGGGGATGGCACGATGCAGCATGAGGATGAGGAGCCCCATGCAGGAGTGGTGGCACCGAGGCACCCTGGGTGGCTGCCTGTGACACCCCAGGACGCCACCAGCCAGCCGGTCCCCGTGCGGAGACGGCGCTCCCTGCAG GAGGTCCCTGATGTCCCCGGGGCTctgaggaggcagaagagggaCTGGGTGATCCCTCCCATCAAGGTCCCTGAAAATGAGAGGGGCCCGTTCCCCAAAAAGCTGGTTCAG ATCAAATCCAACCGGGACCGGGAGGCGAAGATCTTCTACAGCATTACGGGGCAGGGGGCGGACACCCCCCCCGAGGGCATCTTCACTATCGAGAAAGAGACGGGCTGGATGAAGGTGACGCAGCCGCTGGACCGGGAGCACATGGACAAGTACCAC CTCTTCTCCCACGCCGTGTCCGAGAACGGCAAGCCCGTGGAGGAGCCGATGGAGATCATAGTGACGGTGACGGACCAGAACGACAACAAGCCCCAGTTCACGCAGGAGGTGTTTAGGGGCTCCGTGCCTGAGGGTGCTTTGCCAG GCACCTCGGTGATGCAGGTGAACGCCACGGATGCAGATGATGCTGTGGAAACCTACAACGGTGTCCTTGCCTACTCCATCCTCAGCCAGGAGCCACGGGAGCCCCATCCCCACATGTTCACCGTCAACAGGGCCACCGGCACCCTCAGCGTCATTGCCAGCGGCCTCGACCGCGAG CGCGTGCGGGAGTACACGCTGACTGTGCAGGCGGCCGACCTGGATGGCGAGGGGCTGACCACAACAGCACTGGCCGTGATTGAGATCACAGATGTGAACGACAACGCCCCCGAGTTTGACCCCAAAACG TACGAGGTGGCCGTGCCGGAGAACGAGGCTGGGCTGGAGGTGGCCCGGCTGCTCACCATGGACCTGGATGAGCCCCAGACGCCGGCGTGGCGCGCCGTCTACTCCATCGTGCGCGGCAACGAGGGCAGCGCCTTCACCATCACCACTGACCCTGCCAGCAACGAGGGCGTCCTGCGGACGGCCAAG GCTCTGGACTACGAGGCCAAGCGACAGTTTGTGCTCCACGTGGCCGTGGCGAACGAGGCCCCCTTCGCCGTCAAGCTGCCGACGGCCACAGCCACGGTAACGGTCAGCGTGGAGGATGTGAACGAGGCACCTGCCTTTGACCCCCCGGTGCGGCTTGCCCAGGTGGCGGAGGACGCGCCGCTGGGGCAGCCCCTCGCCTCCTACACGGCCCAGGACCCCGACAGAGCCCAGCGGCAGCGCATCAA GTACGTGGTGGGCAGCGACCCTGCGGGCTGGCTGGCCGTGCACCCGGAGAACGGGCTCATCACGGCGCGGGACCACCTGGACCGCGAGTCACCCTTCGCCAAGAACAGCACCTACATGGCCGTGCTGCTGGCCGTGGATGACG GTTCTCCCCCTGCCACGGGCACTGGCACCCTGCTCCTCACCCTGCTGGACGTGAATGACCACGGCCCTGAGCCTGAGCCCCGCAACATCGTTGTCTGCAaccgcagccccgtgccccagGTCCTCACTGTCATCGACAGGGACCTGCCCCCCAACACGGGTCCCTTCCGTGCCGAGCTGAGCCACGGCTCGGGGGACAGCTGGGCGGTGGAGGTTGGTGACACAG GTGACACCGTCACCTTGCGGCTGACGGAGCcgctggagcaggaggagtaCAGCGTCTACCTGCGGCTCTTCGACCGCCAGGGCAAGGACCAGGTCACCGTCATCAAGGCGCAAGTGTGCGACTGCCAGGGGCGGGTGGAGAGCTGCGCCTACGAGCCGCAGACGGCCACCGGCGTGCCCATCATCCTCGCTGTCCTGGGCGCCTTCCTGGCTTTTCTGA tcatcctgctgctgctgctgctctttgtgaGGAGGAGAAAGGTGGTGAAGgagccgctgctgctgcctgaggaTGACACGCGGGACAATGTCTTCTACTACGGGGAGGAGGGTGGGGGCGAGGAGGACCAG GACTATGACCTGAGCCAGCTGCACCGCGGCCTGGATGCCCGCCCCGAGGTGATCCGCAACGACGTGGCCCCCCCGCTGATGGCAGCCCCCCAGTACCGGCCTCGTCCTGCCAACCCCGAGGACATCGGCACCTTCATCGACGAG AACCTGAAGGCGGCTGACACAGACCCCACGGCCCCCCCCTACGACTCCCTGCTGGTGTTCGACTACGAAGGCAGTGGTTCGGAGGCCGTCTCGCTCAGCTCCCTCAACTCTTCCGACTCCGACCAGGACCAGGACTACGACTACCTCAACGAATGGGGCAACCGCTTCAAGAAGCTGGCGGAGCTCTACGGCGGCGGGGAGGACGATGAGTag
- the CDH3 gene encoding cadherin-3 isoform X2: protein MRGSRSGLCPLLLLLLLPAAAAPARPCAPPGPAFGDGTMQHEDEEPHAGVVAPRHPGWLPVTPQDATSQPVPVRRRRSLQEVPDVPGALRRQKRDWVIPPIKVPENERGPFPKKLVQIKSNRDREAKIFYSITGQGADTPPEGIFTIEKETGWMKVTQPLDREHMDKYHLFSHAVSENGKPVEEPMEIIVTVTDQNDNKPQFTQEVFRGSVPEGALPGTSVMQVNATDADDAVETYNGVLAYSILSQEPREPHPHMFTVNRATGTLSVIASGLDRERVREYTLTVQAADLDGEGLTTTALAVIEITDVNDNAPEFDPKTYEVAVPENEAGLEVARLLTMDLDEPQTPAWRAVYSIVRGNEGSAFTITTDPASNEGVLRTAKALDYEAKRQFVLHVAVANEAPFAVKLPTATATVTVSVEDVNEAPAFDPPVRLAQVAEDAPLGQPLASYTAQDPDRAQRQRIKYVVGSDPAGWLAVHPENGLITARDHLDRESPFAKNSTYMAVLLAVDDGSPPATGTGTLLLTLLDVNDHGPEPEPRNIVVCNRSPVPQVLTVIDRDLPPNTGPFRAELSHGSGDSWAVEVGDTGDTVTLRLTEPLEQEEYSVYLRLFDRQGKDQVTVIKAQVCDCQGRVESCAYEPQTATGVPIILAVLGAFLAFLIILLLLLLFVRRRKVVKEPLLLPEDDTRDNVFYYGEEGGGEEDQDYDLSQLHRGLDARPEVIRNDVAPPLMAAPQYRPRPANPEDIGTFIDENLKAADTDPTAPPYDSLLVFDYEGSGSEAVSLSSLNSSDSDQDQDYDYLNEWGNRFKKLAELYGGGEDDE, encoded by the exons ATGCGGGGGTCGCGCTCCGGGCTCTGCCCGCTCCTCCTGCTCCTACTCCTACCGgctgccgccgccccggcccggccgtgCGCTCCCCCGGGGCCAG CCTTTGGGGATGGCACGATGCAGCATGAGGATGAGGAGCCCCATGCAGGAGTGGTGGCACCGAGGCACCCTGGGTGGCTGCCTGTGACACCCCAGGACGCCACCAGCCAGCCGGTCCCCGTGCGGAGACGGCGCTCCCTGCAG GAGGTCCCTGATGTCCCCGGGGCTctgaggaggcagaagagggaCTGGGTGATCCCTCCCATCAAGGTCCCTGAAAATGAGAGGGGCCCGTTCCCCAAAAAGCTGGTTCAG ATCAAATCCAACCGGGACCGGGAGGCGAAGATCTTCTACAGCATTACGGGGCAGGGGGCGGACACCCCCCCCGAGGGCATCTTCACTATCGAGAAAGAGACGGGCTGGATGAAGGTGACGCAGCCGCTGGACCGGGAGCACATGGACAAGTACCAC CTCTTCTCCCACGCCGTGTCCGAGAACGGCAAGCCCGTGGAGGAGCCGATGGAGATCATAGTGACGGTGACGGACCAGAACGACAACAAGCCCCAGTTCACGCAGGAGGTGTTTAGGGGCTCCGTGCCTGAGGGTGCTTTGCCAG GCACCTCGGTGATGCAGGTGAACGCCACGGATGCAGATGATGCTGTGGAAACCTACAACGGTGTCCTTGCCTACTCCATCCTCAGCCAGGAGCCACGGGAGCCCCATCCCCACATGTTCACCGTCAACAGGGCCACCGGCACCCTCAGCGTCATTGCCAGCGGCCTCGACCGCGAG CGCGTGCGGGAGTACACGCTGACTGTGCAGGCGGCCGACCTGGATGGCGAGGGGCTGACCACAACAGCACTGGCCGTGATTGAGATCACAGATGTGAACGACAACGCCCCCGAGTTTGACCCCAAAACG TACGAGGTGGCCGTGCCGGAGAACGAGGCTGGGCTGGAGGTGGCCCGGCTGCTCACCATGGACCTGGATGAGCCCCAGACGCCGGCGTGGCGCGCCGTCTACTCCATCGTGCGCGGCAACGAGGGCAGCGCCTTCACCATCACCACTGACCCTGCCAGCAACGAGGGCGTCCTGCGGACGGCCAAG GCTCTGGACTACGAGGCCAAGCGACAGTTTGTGCTCCACGTGGCCGTGGCGAACGAGGCCCCCTTCGCCGTCAAGCTGCCGACGGCCACAGCCACGGTAACGGTCAGCGTGGAGGATGTGAACGAGGCACCTGCCTTTGACCCCCCGGTGCGGCTTGCCCAGGTGGCGGAGGACGCGCCGCTGGGGCAGCCCCTCGCCTCCTACACGGCCCAGGACCCCGACAGAGCCCAGCGGCAGCGCATCAA GTACGTGGTGGGCAGCGACCCTGCGGGCTGGCTGGCCGTGCACCCGGAGAACGGGCTCATCACGGCGCGGGACCACCTGGACCGCGAGTCACCCTTCGCCAAGAACAGCACCTACATGGCCGTGCTGCTGGCCGTGGATGACG GTTCTCCCCCTGCCACGGGCACTGGCACCCTGCTCCTCACCCTGCTGGACGTGAATGACCACGGCCCTGAGCCTGAGCCCCGCAACATCGTTGTCTGCAaccgcagccccgtgccccagGTCCTCACTGTCATCGACAGGGACCTGCCCCCCAACACGGGTCCCTTCCGTGCCGAGCTGAGCCACGGCTCGGGGGACAGCTGGGCGGTGGAGGTTGGTGACACAG GTGACACCGTCACCTTGCGGCTGACGGAGCcgctggagcaggaggagtaCAGCGTCTACCTGCGGCTCTTCGACCGCCAGGGCAAGGACCAGGTCACCGTCATCAAGGCGCAAGTGTGCGACTGCCAGGGGCGGGTGGAGAGCTGCGCCTACGAGCCGCAGACGGCCACCGGCGTGCCCATCATCCTCGCTGTCCTGGGCGCCTTCCTGGCTTTTCTGA tcatcctgctgctgctgctgctctttgtgaGGAGGAGAAAGGTGGTGAAGgagccgctgctgctgcctgaggaTGACACGCGGGACAATGTCTTCTACTACGGGGAGGAGGGTGGGGGCGAGGAGGACCAG GACTATGACCTGAGCCAGCTGCACCGCGGCCTGGATGCCCGCCCCGAGGTGATCCGCAACGACGTGGCCCCCCCGCTGATGGCAGCCCCCCAGTACCGGCCTCGTCCTGCCAACCCCGAGGACATCGGCACCTTCATCGACGAG AACCTGAAGGCGGCTGACACAGACCCCACGGCCCCCCCCTACGACTCCCTGCTGGTGTTCGACTACGAAGGCAGTGGTTCGGAGGCCGTCTCGCTCAGCTCCCTCAACTCTTCCGACTCCGACCAGGACCAGGACTACGACTACCTCAACGAATGGGGCAACCGCTTCAAGAAGCTGGCGGAGCTCTACGGCGGCGGGGAGGACGATGAGTag
- the LOC121076559 gene encoding LOW QUALITY PROTEIN: cadherin-1-like (The sequence of the model RefSeq protein was modified relative to this genomic sequence to represent the inferred CDS: deleted 1 base in 1 codon), protein MSPCALLLLLLLQDAVLSTQADVVAFPESGPGLRRQKRDWVIPPISCLENHRGPFPMKLVQIKSNKDKETKVFYSITGQGVDSPPVGVFTIERETGWLEVTQPLDREEIGKYVLFSHAVSANGQPVEDPMEIIITVTDQNDNKPVFTKQVFVGYIEENAKPGTSVMTVNATDADDAVNVDNGIISYSIVSQEPPRPHHQMFTIDPQKGVISVLGTGLDRETTPNYTLIVQATDQEGRGLSTTATAVIEVTDANDNIPVFDPNTYEGTVDENEVGLEVARLHVTDQDMPGSPAWQAVYRIKSGDQDGAFSITTDPNTNDGILRTAKVGRGAAGLPRAGRVPAGAGSSPALLADLQGLDYETRSRYDLVVTVENKVPLSVSLGLSSASVLVLVRDVNEPPVFVPPVKRVEVSEDLPVGHEVTSYTAQDPDKDQRNKITYRMGSDPAGWLAIHPENGIVTAVQPLDRESVHAINSTYKAIVLAVDNGVPDATGTGTLLLHLQDVNDNGPTPEPRIFDICSRQPEEQTLTIVDKDLPPNTYPFEAALEHGSSTNWTVKVSGQDSLVLKLHKELEPGEYSIFLRLTDSQGKAQVTQVKARVCECEGAAENCQQRAFTATAIVKIRDAIDNAPVFSFTMVGGTERPRGSLTTHVLNTATGLPAARLALRLAQLQEPGAQWRELVQRWTDEDGRCLPLLPPGQAKAGTYKLRFETGEYWQSLGHTSFYPFVEVVFTITDPAQKLHIPLLISPYSYTTYRGS, encoded by the exons ATGTCACCCTgcgccctcctcctcctcctcctcctgcag GACgcggtgctcagcacccaggcAGACGTCGTGGCCTTCCCCGAGTCCGGCCCCGGCCTCCGAAGGCAGAAGAGGGACTGGGTCATCCCCCCCATCAGCTGCCTCGAGAACCACCGGGGGCCCTTCCCCATGAAGCTGGTGCAG ATCAAATCCAACAAGGACAAGGAGACCAAGGTTTTCTACAGCATCACGGGGCAGGGGGTGGACAGCCCCCCCGTGGGCGTCTTCACCATCGAGCGTGAGACGGGGTGGCTGGAGGTGACGCAGCCGCTGGACCGCGAGGAGATCGGGAAATACGTC CTCTTCTCCCATGCAGTGTCGGCCAACGGGCAGCCCGTGGAGGACCCGATGGAGATCATCATCACGGTGACAGACCAGAACGACAACAAGCCCGTCTTCACCAAGCAGGTCTTCGTCGGCTACATCGAGGAGAACGCGAAGCCGg GCACCTCCGTGATGACAGTGAACGCCACGGACGCGGACGACGCGGTGAACGTGGACAACGGCATCATCAGCTACTCCATCGTCAGCCAGGAGCCGCCGCGCCCGCACCACCAGATGTTCACCATCGACCCCCAGAAGGGCGTCATCAGCGTCCTCGGCACGGGGCTGGACCGGGAG ACCACCCCCAACTACACGCTGATCGTCCAGGCCACGGaccaggagggcagggggctgtcCACCACCGCCACGGCCGTCATCGAGGTCACGGATGCCAACGACAACATTCCCGTCTTCGACCCCAACACG TATGAGGGGACGGTGGACGAGAACGaggtggggctggaggtggccaGGCTGCACGTGACGGACCAGGACATGCCGGGCTCCCCGGCCTGGCAAGCCGTCTACCGCATCAAGAGCGGAGACCAGGACGGCGCCTTCAGCATCACCACCGACCCCAACACCAACGACGGCATCCTGAGAACTGCCAAGGTGGGTCGTggcgctgcggggctgccccgtgcaGGCCGCGTCCCCGCCGGCGCTGGTTCCAGCCCAGCTCTTCTC GCCGACCTCCAGGGCCTGGACTACGAGACCAGGAGCCGCTACGACCTCGTGGTGACGGTGGAGAACAAAGTCCCCCTCTCCGTGTCCCTCGGGCTCTCCTCGGCCAGCGTCCTGGTGCTCGTCAGGGATGTGAACGAGCCCCCCGTCTTCGTGCCCCCTGTCAAGAGGGTGGAGGTGTCGGAGGACCTGCCGGTGGGGCACGAGGTCACATCCTACACAGCCCAGGACCCCGACAAGGATCAGAGGAACAAAATCAC GTACCGCATGGGCAGCGACCCCGCGGGGTGGCTGGCCATCCACCCCGAGAACGGCATCGTCACGGCCGTCCAGCCGCTGGACCGGGAGTCGGTGCACGCCATCAACAGCACCTACAAGGCCATCGTCCTCGCCGTGGACAACG gggtGCCGGACGCAACTGGCACGGGGacgctgctgctgcacctccaGGATGTGAACGACAACGGGCCCACGCCGGAGCCCCGGATCTTCGACATCTGCAGCCGGCAGCCTGAGGAGCAGACGCTGACCATCGTCGACAAGGACCTGCCCCCAAACACGTACCCCTTCGAGGCAGCGCTGGAGCACGGCTCCAGCACCAACTGGACCGTCAAGGTGTCCGGCCAAG ACTCGCTGGTCCTGAAACTGCAtaaggagctggagccgggggAGTACAGCATCTTCCTGAGGCTGACGGACAGCCAGGGCAAGGCGCAGGTGACACAAGTCAAAGCCCGGGTGTGCGAGTGCGAAGGGGCAGCCGAAAACTGTCAGCAGAGAGCGTTCACTGCCACAGCCATCGTCAAGATCAGGGATGCCATCGACAACGCTCCCGTCTTCAGCTTCACCATG GTTGGAGGCACGGAGAGGCCGCGCGGCTCCCTGACCACCCACGTGCTGAACACGGCCACGGggctgcccgccgcccgcctcgcCCTCCGcctggcccagctgcaggagccgggGGCGCAGTGGAGGGAGCTGGTGCAGAG GTGGACAGACGAGGACGGGCGCTGCCTGCCGCTCCTGCCTCCGGGGCAGGCTAAGGCTGGCACCTACAAGCTGCGCTTTGAGACGGGGGAGTACTGGCAGAGCCTGGGGCACACCAGCTTCTACCCCTTTGTGGAG GTCGTCTTCACCATCACCGACCCAGCCCAGAAGCTGCACATCCCGCTGCTGATCAGCCCCTACTCCTACACAACGTACCGGGGCAGCTAG
- the GAS8 gene encoding dynein regulatory complex subunit 4 isoform X1 translates to MAPKKAGRKGKGGKAPAVADASGPEEMSREQLGEHIVRLREELDREREERNYFQLERDKIHTFWEITRRQLEEKKAELRNKDREMEEAEERHQVEIKVYKQKVKHLLYEHQENLTELKAEGTLSMKRAQKDHWAQEMELRKDMRSLKVELKEQELANEVVVKNMRLKQEEEITRLCNDFERQVKEIEAKYSKKMQVLRDELDLRRKTEIHEVEERKNNQISELMKNHEKAFSEIKNYYNDITLKNLALISLLKEQMEEMKKRENQLEKEKADVLLQNKQLKEPLQQAQEQAFELQKKLAHYDMDKEALTNTKARLKVIQKELKDLQWEHEVLEQRFSKAAALGHERIRVERLPLQWGEPATDSLVLLVQAERDELYQKFTKAINEVQQKTGFKNLLLERKLKGLLDILEKKEVELSEVFAASNLDPGALSLVSHKLEDVLNSKNSAIEDLQFQLARVCKAHNDMLQTLEAKLTAFGIPLDNLGFKPLESPVLGQALGQGPAGLVAVPT, encoded by the exons ATG GCGCCCAAAAAGGccgggaggaaggggaagggcgGCAAGGCCCCGGCCGTGGCGGACGCCTCGGGCCCCGAGGAGATGAGCAGGGAGCAG CTGGGGGAGCACATCGTGCGTCTCCGGGAGGAGCTGGATCGGGAACGGGAAGAGCGCAACTACTTCCAGCTGGAGCGCGACAAGATTCACACCTTCTGGGAGATCACCCGCcggcagctggaggagaagaaagcagagctgcgTAACAAGGACCGCGAGAtggaggaggcggaggagcgGCACCAAGTGGAGATCAAG GTTTACAAGCAGAAGGTGAAGCACTTGTTGTACGAGCACCAGGAAAACCTCACCGAGCTGAAGGCAGAGGGCACCCTGTCCATGAAGCGGGCCCAGAAGGATCACTGGGCCCAGGAGATGGAGCTGCGCAAAGACATGCGCTCCTTAAAGGTGGAGCTGAAGGAGCAAGAGCTGGCCAACGAGGTGGTGGTGAAAAACATGCGCCTG AAGCAAGAGGAAGAGATCACGCGGCTGTGCAACGACTTCGAGAGACAAGTGAAAG AGATTGAGGCCAAGTACAGCAAGAAGATGCAAGTGCTGCGGGACGAGCTTGACTTGCGCCGGAAGACTGAGATCCATGAGgtagaggagaggaaaaacaaccagATCAGTGAACTGATGAAGAACCACGAGAAGGCCTTCAGTGAGATCAAGAACTACTACAACGATATCACCCTCAAAAACCTGGCGCTCATCAGCTTGCTCAAG GAGCAGATGGAGGagatgaagaagagagagaatcagttggaaaaggagaaggcagACGTGCTGCTCCAGAACAAGCAACTGAAGGAGCCCCTGCAGCAGGCCCAGGAGCAGGCGTTTGAGCTGCAGAAGAAGTTGGCCCACTATGACATGGACAAGGAGGCTCTGACG AACACAAAAGCCCGTCTGAAAGTCATCCAGAAGGAACTGAAAGACCTTCAGTGGGAGCACGAAGTGCTGGAGCAGCGGTTCAGTAAG GCTGCGGCGCTGGGTCACGAGAGGATCCGCGTGGAGAGGCTCCCGCTGCAGTGGGGAGAGCCAGCGACAGACTCCCTCGTTCTGCTG GTGCAGGCGGAGCGAGATGAGCTCTACCAGAAGTTCACCAAAGCCATTAACGAGGTGCAGCAGAAGACGGGGTTCAAGAACCTGCTCCTGGAGCGCAAGCTGAAAGGACTCCTCGACAtcctggagaaaaaggaggtgGAGCTCAGCGAGGTCTTTGCAGCCTCCAACCTCGACCCGGGCGCCCTCTCCTTGGTCTCACACAAGCTGGAG GACGTGCTCAATTCCAAGAACAGCGCCATCGAGGACCTGCAGTTCCAGCTGGCCCGAGTCTGCAAG GCGCACAACGACATGCTGCAGACGCTGGAGGCGAAGCTGACGGCTTTTGGGATCCCGCTGGACAACCTGGGCTTCAAGCCCCTGGAGAGCCCGGTGCTGGGCCAGGCCTTGGGGCAGGGCCCCGCGGGACTCGTGGCGGTGCCCACGTGA
- the GAS8 gene encoding dynein regulatory complex subunit 4 isoform X2, with translation MAPKKAGRKGKGGKAPAVADASGPEEMSREQLGEHIVRLREELDREREERNYFQLERDKIHTFWEITRRQLEEKKAELRNKDREMEEAEERHQVEIKVYKQKVKHLLYEHQENLTELKAEGTLSMKRAQKDHWAQEMELRKDMRSLKVELKEQELANEVVVKNMRLKQEEEITRLCNDFERQVKEIEAKYSKKMQVLRDELDLRRKTEIHEVEERKNNQISELMKNHEKAFSEIKNYYNDITLKNLALISLLKEQMEEMKKRENQLEKEKADVLLQNKQLKEPLQQAQEQAFELQKKLAHYDMDKEALTNTKARLKVIQKELKDLQWEHEVLEQRFSKVQAERDELYQKFTKAINEVQQKTGFKNLLLERKLKGLLDILEKKEVELSEVFAASNLDPGALSLVSHKLEDVLNSKNSAIEDLQFQLARVCKAHNDMLQTLEAKLTAFGIPLDNLGFKPLESPVLGQALGQGPAGLVAVPT, from the exons ATG GCGCCCAAAAAGGccgggaggaaggggaagggcgGCAAGGCCCCGGCCGTGGCGGACGCCTCGGGCCCCGAGGAGATGAGCAGGGAGCAG CTGGGGGAGCACATCGTGCGTCTCCGGGAGGAGCTGGATCGGGAACGGGAAGAGCGCAACTACTTCCAGCTGGAGCGCGACAAGATTCACACCTTCTGGGAGATCACCCGCcggcagctggaggagaagaaagcagagctgcgTAACAAGGACCGCGAGAtggaggaggcggaggagcgGCACCAAGTGGAGATCAAG GTTTACAAGCAGAAGGTGAAGCACTTGTTGTACGAGCACCAGGAAAACCTCACCGAGCTGAAGGCAGAGGGCACCCTGTCCATGAAGCGGGCCCAGAAGGATCACTGGGCCCAGGAGATGGAGCTGCGCAAAGACATGCGCTCCTTAAAGGTGGAGCTGAAGGAGCAAGAGCTGGCCAACGAGGTGGTGGTGAAAAACATGCGCCTG AAGCAAGAGGAAGAGATCACGCGGCTGTGCAACGACTTCGAGAGACAAGTGAAAG AGATTGAGGCCAAGTACAGCAAGAAGATGCAAGTGCTGCGGGACGAGCTTGACTTGCGCCGGAAGACTGAGATCCATGAGgtagaggagaggaaaaacaaccagATCAGTGAACTGATGAAGAACCACGAGAAGGCCTTCAGTGAGATCAAGAACTACTACAACGATATCACCCTCAAAAACCTGGCGCTCATCAGCTTGCTCAAG GAGCAGATGGAGGagatgaagaagagagagaatcagttggaaaaggagaaggcagACGTGCTGCTCCAGAACAAGCAACTGAAGGAGCCCCTGCAGCAGGCCCAGGAGCAGGCGTTTGAGCTGCAGAAGAAGTTGGCCCACTATGACATGGACAAGGAGGCTCTGACG AACACAAAAGCCCGTCTGAAAGTCATCCAGAAGGAACTGAAAGACCTTCAGTGGGAGCACGAAGTGCTGGAGCAGCGGTTCAGTAAG GTGCAGGCGGAGCGAGATGAGCTCTACCAGAAGTTCACCAAAGCCATTAACGAGGTGCAGCAGAAGACGGGGTTCAAGAACCTGCTCCTGGAGCGCAAGCTGAAAGGACTCCTCGACAtcctggagaaaaaggaggtgGAGCTCAGCGAGGTCTTTGCAGCCTCCAACCTCGACCCGGGCGCCCTCTCCTTGGTCTCACACAAGCTGGAG GACGTGCTCAATTCCAAGAACAGCGCCATCGAGGACCTGCAGTTCCAGCTGGCCCGAGTCTGCAAG GCGCACAACGACATGCTGCAGACGCTGGAGGCGAAGCTGACGGCTTTTGGGATCCCGCTGGACAACCTGGGCTTCAAGCCCCTGGAGAGCCCGGTGCTGGGCCAGGCCTTGGGGCAGGGCCCCGCGGGACTCGTGGCGGTGCCCACGTGA
- the DBNDD1 gene encoding dysbindin domain-containing protein 1, whose translation MEAPGAGGAAELGKETLAPERTAGTPVPGTAEEAPDVPVEEQGGIPIPTASLLQVTERRQPLSSVSSLEVHFDLLDLTELTDMSDQELAEVFADSDEENAAGESPSGLHPQAMLRAGYLRSPSWTRAREQGREKKHLSDSELQPGAVDAFLAVERPQQE comes from the exons ATGGAGGCTCCGGGAGCGGGCGGCGCCGCAG agctgggcaagGAGACGCTGGCCCCGGAGCGAACGGCGGGGACCCCTGTCCCCGGGACGGCTGAGGAGGCCCCCGACGTCCCCGTGGAGGAGCAGGGCggcatccccatccccaccgcCAGCCTGCTGCAGGTCACCGAGCGGAGAC AGCCGCTGAGCAGCGTGTCCTCGCTGGAGGTGCACTTCGACCTGCTCGACCTGACGGAGCTGACCGACATGTCGGACCAGGAGCTGGCCGAGGTCTTCGCCGATTCCGACGAGGAGAACGCGGCCGGAGAATCGCCCAGCG GGCTGCACCCGCAGGCCATGCTGCGGGCGGGGTACCTGCGCTCGCCCTCCTGGACCCGCGCGCGGGAGCAGGGCCGGGAGAAGAAGCACCTCAGCGACTCGGAGCTGCAGCCAGGCGCCGTGGACGCCTTCCTGGCGGTGGAGCGGCCGCAGCAGGAGTAG